From a region of the uncultured Desulfatiglans sp. genome:
- a CDS encoding putative Pilus assembly protein CpaC (Evidence 3 : Putative function from multiple computational evidences) yields MTARFRVRPRLAVLVLIGVLLPFLTVLLTIVGNARAQDSLSQAEKLTLVSGRSMIFETPRPVTRISEPDPAVLQYVIVSPRQIYLTGKSAGITNLIIWHDDDHFTVRDIEVVYDVSRLKEKLYEVFPEEKDIQVIATSDSITLLGRISSAAKLSHALSLAEAFTPRTGDDTKGKIINLVQVGGIHQVMLEVRVAEMKRTIANRLGINIAAVTRGGNFGITTLGGLSQVVKGSDAVLGAGPLGLAYSSAVDALFRFTTGNVTWTGFIDALNQDGLVKILAKPTLITQSGQTASFLAGGEYPIPISGGFGETTIEFKEFGVRLVFTPTVLNEDKISIQVEPEVSELDFSFALRLEGYVIPGLSTRKAATVIELGDGQSFAIAGLLQETIKEDVQKYPFLGSIPILGALFRSSSFQKSETELVIIATPHLVKPLKPKDVVLPGEHFTEPSYKEFFLEGLIEGRGDKRMPKIHGEVEGPFGYSLPETK; encoded by the coding sequence ATGACGGCTCGTTTTCGCGTTCGACCACGATTGGCTGTTCTTGTTCTTATAGGGGTGCTGCTCCCCTTCCTGACTGTTCTGCTGACAATCGTTGGAAACGCGAGAGCGCAGGATTCTCTTTCCCAGGCTGAAAAACTGACCCTCGTTTCCGGCCGTTCAATGATCTTCGAGACGCCCAGGCCTGTTACGCGGATTTCGGAGCCCGACCCGGCCGTCCTTCAATACGTGATCGTTTCGCCGCGTCAGATCTATCTGACCGGAAAATCCGCCGGGATCACGAACCTGATCATTTGGCATGACGATGACCACTTTACGGTGCGCGATATCGAAGTCGTCTACGACGTGTCGCGCCTGAAAGAGAAACTGTACGAGGTCTTTCCGGAAGAAAAAGATATCCAGGTCATCGCCACGAGCGATTCCATCACCCTTTTGGGAAGGATTTCGAGCGCCGCGAAGCTCTCCCACGCATTGTCCCTCGCCGAGGCCTTCACGCCGAGAACCGGTGACGACACCAAGGGGAAGATCATCAACCTGGTGCAAGTGGGCGGAATCCACCAGGTCATGCTGGAGGTCCGGGTAGCCGAGATGAAGCGCACGATCGCCAACCGGCTGGGGATCAACATCGCAGCGGTCACCAGGGGCGGCAATTTCGGGATCACCACGCTCGGAGGGCTTAGCCAGGTAGTCAAGGGGTCTGATGCGGTCCTCGGGGCGGGCCCACTGGGGCTGGCCTACAGTTCCGCTGTGGACGCCCTCTTCCGCTTCACGACCGGCAATGTCACCTGGACCGGCTTCATCGACGCGCTCAACCAGGATGGCCTGGTAAAGATCCTCGCCAAGCCCACCCTGATCACCCAGAGCGGGCAGACCGCCTCTTTTCTGGCTGGAGGGGAATACCCCATCCCCATTTCAGGCGGGTTCGGGGAAACCACCATCGAGTTCAAGGAATTCGGTGTGAGACTCGTCTTCACCCCCACGGTTTTGAACGAGGACAAGATCAGCATCCAGGTCGAACCGGAGGTTTCCGAACTCGACTTCAGCTTCGCCCTGCGCCTGGAAGGCTACGTCATCCCGGGTCTGAGCACTCGCAAGGCCGCCACCGTCATTGAACTGGGCGACGGCCAGAGCTTCGCCATTGCCGGGCTTCTGCAGGAAACCATCAAGGAAGACGTTCAGAAGTACCCGTTTCTGGGCAGCATCCCGATTCTCGGTGCACTGTTCAGAAGCAGCTCTTTTCAGAAGAGCGAGACGGAGCTCGTGATCATCGCAACGCCTCACCTCGTCAAGCCCCTCAAGCCGAAGGATGTGGTTTTGCCGGGGGAGCATTTCACAGAGCCGAGTTACAAGGAATTCTTCCTGGAAGGCTTGATCGAGGGGCGCGGAGACAAGCGCATGCCGAAGATTCACGGCGAAGTGGAGGGGCCATTTGGCTACAGCTTACCGGAAACCAAGTAG
- a CDS encoding hypothetical protein (Evidence 5 : Unknown function) produces MQLCVFNLYIRMILANILLPKK; encoded by the coding sequence TTGCAATTATGTGTATTTAATCTTTATATTCGCATGATCTTAGCTAATATATTGTTGCCTAAAAAGTAA
- a CDS encoding Peptidase A24A prepilin type IV — translation MLFPDNIYNISYLYLAAILLLVAFRDFRVQKIPNLITYGTMAAAMIFHSILNGIDGLLFSVGGLAAGIGLFLLPYLLGVMGAGDTKLLGAIGAVLGAKSVVLVALFTAVCGGIYAAILLVVKRDYARKALPSYATTLKTFFYTRQFSSAQSPSSEPKPKLFYGIAIAAGTFIFMLFEITGYRPISW, via the coding sequence ATGCTTTTTCCTGATAACATTTATAACATATCTTATTTATATCTCGCTGCAATTTTACTGTTGGTTGCCTTTAGGGACTTCCGCGTTCAAAAAATACCCAATCTTATTACGTATGGCACTATGGCTGCCGCAATGATTTTTCATTCCATCCTTAACGGGATTGACGGCTTACTTTTCAGCGTCGGTGGATTGGCTGCCGGAATTGGTTTGTTTCTCTTGCCCTACCTACTGGGTGTCATGGGAGCGGGTGACACCAAACTGCTGGGTGCGATCGGAGCGGTACTCGGCGCAAAGAGTGTCGTCCTGGTAGCCCTGTTTACAGCTGTTTGCGGTGGGATTTATGCCGCTATTCTTCTGGTGGTGAAACGAGACTATGCCCGGAAAGCCCTCCCAAGCTATGCAACGACGCTCAAAACCTTTTTTTACACCCGGCAGTTCAGCTCAGCTCAATCCCCGAGCAGCGAACCGAAACCCAAGCTGTTTTACGGGATTGCAATCGCAGCGGGGACTTTTATCTTTATGCTGTTTGAAATTACCGGTTATCGTCCTATCTCGTGGTGA
- a CDS encoding Pili assembly chaperone, whose translation MSRLWSFLKDEEGVTAIEYGLIAALVAVVIIGALTTLGGGLTDIFEEVSSKLTTEAPTG comes from the coding sequence ATGTCGAGATTATGGAGTTTCTTGAAGGATGAAGAGGGCGTAACGGCTATCGAGTACGGCTTGATCGCGGCGTTGGTGGCAGTTGTTATAATTGGTGCTTTAACGACTTTAGGTGGAGGTCTAACTGATATTTTCGAGGAAGTTTCTAGCAAGCTTACGACTGAAGCACCAACCGGTTAG
- a CDS encoding hypothetical protein (Evidence 5 : Unknown function) yields MVFLPNLGVNLHVCLCGDLQVASAQTLDFLDIGQTGTRPAGVGLSTRSV; encoded by the coding sequence ATGGTCTTTTTGCCCAATCTCGGCGTCAATCTGCACGTTTGCTTGTGCGGCGACCTGCAGGTCGCCTCCGCACAAACGCTTGATTTCCTTGATATTGGCCAAACCGGGACCCGCCCCGCAGGGGTGGGACTGAGCACGCGCAGCGTGTAA
- a CDS encoding conserved hypothetical protein (Evidence 4 : Unknown function but conserved in other organisms), with protein MFLPAMLRDQKGAVAILTAFSIVILIGFAALAIDIANLLAARNELQNAADAAALAGAQVLYLEDGSAVNPEANEAAYETAIAHLSQGLAIETGEDYASNTGDIQRGHWNWISHAFVENASTLPTELWDVSDEQLAENTDFINAVRVAVRRQGTPVTAFFARIFGYEGFALEASAVAWIGFAGSIEAYDVDLPLTLCAQAITQDQSVHGKYTCDYGRTTNSGSNADTFNTAAWANLDQDGGANTNDILPFIDRPVCEGGNTDPIFFNLGLSATGGALQPLYDDLVYCWEKITDKTTPWKVTLPVIDCGDSRNPSGRLDLAGVLTLYIVWAKDNASVSKYNDIPVEMEGVPEMGISDWSQSADCLVDADGNSIDLGTAEGREACWISFAKHFRLNSVYSNNTPADFMKNTIYFIPDCSPHKPIGNSSMNNFGILAKHPVLVQ; from the coding sequence ATGTTTTTGCCCGCCATGCTAAGGGATCAGAAGGGCGCGGTCGCCATCCTGACCGCTTTCTCCATCGTCATTCTCATCGGGTTCGCCGCCCTGGCCATCGACATCGCCAATCTGCTGGCTGCCAGGAACGAGCTTCAGAATGCCGCCGATGCCGCAGCCCTGGCCGGCGCGCAGGTCCTTTACCTCGAGGACGGCTCGGCCGTCAATCCCGAGGCCAACGAGGCCGCCTATGAAACGGCGATCGCCCATCTCAGCCAGGGACTTGCAATCGAGACCGGAGAGGATTATGCTTCCAACACCGGCGACATCCAGCGAGGACACTGGAACTGGATCAGCCACGCCTTTGTAGAGAACGCCTCCACCTTGCCGACCGAGCTCTGGGATGTCAGCGATGAGCAGTTGGCCGAAAACACGGACTTCATCAATGCGGTTCGAGTGGCTGTGAGGCGGCAAGGCACCCCTGTGACAGCCTTTTTCGCGCGGATCTTCGGCTATGAAGGGTTCGCGCTGGAGGCAAGTGCGGTTGCATGGATCGGGTTCGCCGGCTCCATAGAGGCTTATGACGTGGATCTGCCCCTCACCCTGTGCGCACAGGCCATCACCCAGGATCAAAGCGTCCATGGAAAGTACACCTGCGATTACGGACGCACCACCAACAGCGGCAGCAACGCGGACACCTTCAATACCGCGGCATGGGCGAACCTGGATCAGGACGGAGGGGCCAATACGAACGATATCCTCCCCTTTATCGACCGCCCTGTTTGTGAAGGAGGAAACACGGATCCGATCTTCTTCAACCTGGGGCTTTCAGCCACCGGCGGGGCCTTGCAGCCATTGTATGACGACCTGGTTTACTGCTGGGAAAAGATCACGGACAAAACCACCCCCTGGAAGGTGACGCTGCCCGTCATCGACTGCGGAGACAGCCGCAATCCAAGCGGGAGATTGGATTTGGCGGGGGTGCTGACGCTTTATATCGTTTGGGCGAAAGACAACGCCTCCGTATCCAAATACAACGATATCCCTGTGGAGATGGAAGGCGTCCCTGAAATGGGTATTTCGGACTGGAGCCAGTCGGCGGATTGCCTCGTGGACGCAGACGGGAACTCGATCGATCTCGGCACCGCCGAAGGAAGAGAGGCGTGTTGGATCTCCTTCGCCAAACATTTTCGCCTGAATTCAGTTTACAGCAACAATACGCCGGCTGATTTCATGAAGAACACCATATACTTCATCCCTGATTGCAGCCCGCATAAGCCGATTGGAAACTCATCCATGAACAATTTCGGCATTCTGGCGAAACATCCGGTTCTGGTGCAGTAG
- a CDS encoding AAA domain containing protein has translation MPKDTILVSLSTDNTNTETFKEIIRFTEGFDILNPTDKRQPDLLILELGDKVEAQFALIESLLEKKAVGEIFLTSDKVDPGLLRRAMRLGVKEFFPQPIPVEEVKHALEGFRLRHTPSTSGVDDEQSCKILHVTGSKGGVGTTTAAVNLAVNLAKRKSRPSVVLVDMNFVSGEIPVFLDIHPKYHWGKISRNIDRLDNTFLASVMTKHSSGLDVLASPHSLSGNERATPEIARHILMLLKEIYRFIVVDTGHSTDETSLAILEMADHLLLLCILSLPCLANTRKLLQSYKELGYPKEHINVIANRCLKKSDIALKDAEEAIGQDFFFVLPNDYYTTMTAINLGKPLIDLAPKAEISNALKRLTDSLIPPDKQKASKGRQFLRFLKR, from the coding sequence ATGCCCAAAGACACCATCTTGGTCAGTTTGTCAACCGATAACACAAACACGGAAACCTTCAAAGAGATAATCAGATTTACAGAGGGATTCGACATTCTGAATCCCACGGACAAACGGCAGCCCGATCTCTTGATCCTGGAACTGGGAGATAAGGTCGAAGCGCAGTTCGCATTGATCGAATCGCTCCTCGAGAAGAAGGCTGTAGGGGAGATTTTTCTCACTTCCGACAAAGTCGATCCCGGCCTGCTGAGACGCGCCATGCGGCTCGGGGTGAAGGAATTCTTCCCCCAACCCATTCCAGTCGAGGAGGTAAAGCACGCGCTCGAAGGGTTCAGGCTGAGGCATACGCCTTCGACCTCCGGCGTGGACGATGAGCAAAGCTGCAAGATCCTTCACGTAACCGGGAGCAAAGGCGGGGTGGGGACCACGACAGCAGCCGTCAACCTGGCCGTCAACCTGGCAAAAAGAAAATCACGCCCGAGCGTGGTTCTGGTCGACATGAACTTCGTTTCCGGAGAGATACCGGTTTTTTTGGATATTCATCCAAAATATCACTGGGGAAAAATCTCACGGAATATAGACCGGCTCGACAATACGTTTCTTGCCAGCGTCATGACCAAGCATTCATCGGGTCTCGATGTTCTCGCTTCGCCCCATTCGTTAAGCGGTAATGAGAGGGCGACACCTGAGATCGCTCGACATATCCTCATGCTGCTCAAGGAAATTTACAGATTTATCGTCGTCGATACCGGTCACTCCACGGATGAGACCTCTCTCGCTATCCTCGAGATGGCGGACCATTTACTGCTCCTTTGCATTCTGAGCCTGCCGTGCCTTGCCAACACAAGGAAATTGCTACAATCTTACAAGGAACTCGGGTATCCGAAGGAGCATATCAACGTTATCGCAAACCGATGCCTGAAGAAATCGGACATCGCTTTGAAGGATGCGGAGGAGGCTATCGGCCAAGATTTTTTCTTCGTTCTTCCAAATGACTATTACACAACGATGACCGCCATCAACCTGGGGAAACCTTTGATCGATCTCGCCCCTAAAGCAGAGATATCGAACGCCTTGAAGCGCTTGACGGATAGCCTTATCCCTCCGGACAAGCAGAAAGCCTCAAAGGGTAGACAGTTTCTGAGATTTCTCAAGCGTTAA
- a CDS encoding Pilus assembly protein, whose amino-acid sequence MDRTAHGEQAIMKRSSPIRFSAGVKDVRGVAAIEFAIILPLLLVILIGIIEFSILLYDKAMITNASREGARAGSLYREEDPTQDYIEGIVDHYISNNLISLGCTGSTATVDVDPSVDLNGHKHIQVTVQYPYTFLILPDFLAAFFSGTMDGSITLRATSLMRKENQDSVSS is encoded by the coding sequence TTGGACAGGACTGCGCACGGGGAACAGGCTATTATGAAACGATCATCCCCTATTCGCTTTTCGGCAGGCGTGAAGGATGTGCGTGGCGTGGCCGCGATAGAATTCGCGATCATCCTGCCTCTCCTGCTCGTCATCCTGATCGGAATCATCGAGTTCAGCATCCTCCTCTACGACAAGGCGATGATCACCAACGCCAGTCGTGAAGGCGCCCGGGCGGGAAGTCTCTACCGGGAGGAAGACCCGACTCAGGATTACATAGAGGGAATCGTGGACCATTACATCTCGAACAACCTCATCTCCCTTGGCTGCACCGGCAGCACCGCCACCGTAGACGTCGATCCCTCCGTGGACCTGAACGGACACAAGCATATCCAGGTCACCGTCCAATACCCCTACACCTTTCTAATTTTGCCGGATTTCCTCGCAGCCTTTTTCTCCGGGACCATGGACGGGTCGATCACGCTCAGAGCCACGAGTCTCATGCGCAAAGAGAACCAGGACAGCGTTTCGAGCTGA
- a CDS encoding Flp pilus assembly protein CpaB, whose amino-acid sequence MGRWKAVIPFLLALIIAGVVSLYLYRWLRVQGTSTQVTVVQPTEAVPVVAALGDIPWGTRLKPEMLKTVKYLKESLPKGHFSDPQLLEGRVTITPFKEQEPVTESRLAPIDVKTGGVAAVVTPGKRAVAVRGDKVMGLAGFIIPGSRVDVLATLEDPERDRDKDVTKVVLQNIPVLATGSTMVEDAEGKPNPVDVYTLEVTPEEGEKLSLAATQGVLQFALKNLMDQDIVLTQGADISETLASYTAPQAETEMERKPAVTFQRLPRQHTIEVIRNGQVSTLSIPYTGN is encoded by the coding sequence ATGGGAAGGTGGAAAGCGGTCATCCCTTTTTTGCTGGCGCTGATCATTGCAGGGGTGGTGAGTCTCTATCTTTATCGCTGGCTGCGCGTTCAGGGGACGTCAACACAGGTGACTGTGGTCCAACCGACCGAGGCGGTTCCGGTTGTGGCAGCCTTGGGTGATATCCCCTGGGGGACCAGACTCAAGCCCGAGATGCTGAAGACGGTCAAATATCTGAAAGAAAGCCTGCCAAAAGGGCATTTTTCCGATCCTCAACTCCTCGAAGGCCGGGTGACCATCACCCCGTTCAAGGAGCAGGAACCTGTGACGGAATCGCGCCTCGCCCCCATCGATGTCAAGACCGGGGGAGTAGCGGCGGTTGTAACGCCCGGAAAACGGGCCGTCGCCGTCCGCGGGGATAAGGTCATGGGGCTGGCCGGCTTCATCATCCCGGGCAGCCGCGTCGATGTTCTCGCTACGTTAGAGGACCCCGAAAGGGACCGGGATAAGGACGTTACCAAGGTCGTGCTTCAAAACATTCCAGTCCTTGCCACGGGTTCTACAATGGTCGAAGACGCCGAAGGGAAACCCAACCCCGTGGACGTTTACACCCTGGAGGTAACGCCGGAAGAGGGTGAAAAATTGAGCCTCGCCGCCACACAGGGCGTGCTCCAATTCGCCTTGAAAAATCTGATGGACCAGGATATTGTCCTCACCCAAGGCGCCGACATCTCGGAAACCCTTGCCTCCTACACGGCCCCTCAGGCCGAAACCGAGATGGAGCGGAAACCCGCCGTCACCTTCCAGCGGTTGCCGCGGCAGCACACGATAGAGGTCATACGGAACGGGCAGGTGTCCACGTTAAGTATCCCCTACACTGGCAATTGA
- a CDS encoding hypothetical protein (Evidence 5 : Unknown function), which yields MLLGFLKRWLVSLLETYLTGVAKGMAGLRNQSCSALMNTCQGGGFCAKVFVTHYWKEVDNPKKQ from the coding sequence GTGCTCCTCGGTTTTCTGAAGCGCTGGCTCGTATCCTTGCTCGAGACATACCTTACAGGAGTGGCCAAGGGCATGGCTGGCTTAAGGAATCAATCCTGCAGCGCTTTGATGAACACCTGCCAAGGAGGCGGATTCTGCGCGAAAGTTTTTGTCACTCATTACTGGAAGGAGGTGGATAACCCTAAAAAGCAGTGA
- a CDS encoding hypothetical protein (Evidence 5 : Unknown function): MDRNIANHLARGSNVVTRHVIWLQLAAFLFSLQMGCACKEIFVKKEMPLDVRWGQSFETVRDSQIIHPVESEERARAVEAIDGQTAGSIMNKYHKSFEKAAPRPIYSVSFGSSGM, translated from the coding sequence TTGGATCGTAACATCGCCAACCACCTCGCAAGGGGGAGCAACGTGGTGACCAGACATGTGATATGGCTGCAATTGGCGGCGTTTCTTTTCAGCCTGCAGATGGGCTGCGCCTGCAAGGAGATCTTCGTCAAAAAGGAAATGCCGCTCGATGTCCGTTGGGGACAGTCCTTTGAAACCGTCAGGGACAGCCAGATCATCCATCCCGTAGAATCGGAAGAGCGTGCTCGAGCGGTCGAAGCGATCGATGGCCAGACGGCCGGCAGCATCATGAACAAATATCACAAGAGTTTTGAGAAGGCGGCGCCCAGGCCGATTTACAGCGTCAGTTTCGGGTCCTCCGGCATGTAG
- a CDS encoding hypothetical protein (Evidence 5 : Unknown function) has product MISASKKGMTAFHLPISDDLSMDC; this is encoded by the coding sequence ATGATCAGCGCCAGCAAAAAAGGGATGACCGCTTTCCACCTTCCCATCTCGGACGACCTCTCAATGGACTGTTAG
- a CDS encoding Type II secretion system protein E, whose translation MRFNARPATQQPSNPKQLPDEYFNFRSKVHDRLLDTLDFSVFDRLDPETLRSRIRSLLEKILKENSELPLNLTEREKVLSELEDEVLGLGPLEPMLKDPTVSDILVNAYNQVYVERFGKLEPTNARFKDNQHLMRIIDKIVSAVGRRVDESNPMVDARLADGSRVNVIIPPLALEGPILSIRRFSVTPLEIEDLIRFKTVPETISDLLRGLVQTRHNILIAGGTGSGKTTFLNILSRFIPEGERIITIEDAAELQLKQVHVVRLETRPPNIEGKGEVTQRDLVRNCLRMRPDRIVLGEVRGGEALDMLQAMNTGHDGSITTIHANSARDALLRLETMVSMANFDIPSQSIKKYISSAIDIIVHIARLSDGTRKMMSLIELSGMEGSVITTQEIVTFRQTGIGENGRVKGRFQFSGIRPHFMEKFTVAGVKVPPNLFDPSNILDV comes from the coding sequence ATGCGATTCAATGCCCGACCCGCCACCCAACAACCCTCGAATCCCAAACAGCTGCCGGATGAGTATTTCAACTTCCGGTCGAAGGTCCATGATCGCCTTTTGGACACCCTTGATTTCTCGGTGTTCGACCGCCTGGACCCTGAAACGCTCCGATCCAGGATCCGAAGTCTGCTCGAGAAGATCCTGAAGGAAAACTCCGAGCTTCCCCTCAATCTGACGGAAAGGGAAAAGGTCCTGTCCGAGCTCGAAGACGAGGTTTTGGGGCTGGGTCCGCTCGAACCCATGCTGAAGGACCCGACCGTCTCGGATATCCTGGTCAATGCCTACAACCAGGTCTACGTCGAGCGCTTCGGCAAACTCGAGCCCACCAACGCCCGCTTCAAAGACAATCAGCACCTGATGCGCATCATCGACAAGATCGTCTCCGCCGTCGGGCGGCGGGTGGACGAATCCAACCCCATGGTGGACGCGCGGCTCGCCGACGGCTCGCGGGTAAACGTCATCATCCCGCCCTTGGCCCTGGAGGGCCCCATACTCTCCATCAGGCGGTTCTCTGTCACGCCCCTGGAGATAGAGGATCTGATCCGCTTCAAGACCGTGCCGGAGACGATCTCGGACCTTCTGAGGGGCCTCGTGCAGACCCGGCACAACATATTGATCGCCGGCGGAACCGGCAGCGGAAAAACGACCTTTCTGAACATCCTCTCCCGCTTCATCCCTGAAGGGGAGCGCATCATCACCATCGAGGATGCAGCGGAACTGCAGCTGAAACAGGTCCACGTCGTCCGACTCGAAACCCGGCCCCCGAACATCGAAGGCAAAGGCGAGGTCACCCAGAGGGATCTCGTCAGAAACTGCCTCCGGATGAGGCCCGACCGGATCGTGCTCGGTGAGGTTCGCGGCGGGGAGGCCCTCGATATGCTGCAGGCGATGAACACGGGGCATGACGGTTCCATTACCACCATTCATGCGAACTCGGCCCGGGACGCCCTTCTGCGCCTCGAAACCATGGTCTCCATGGCCAATTTCGATATCCCGAGCCAATCGATCAAGAAATACATCAGCAGTGCCATCGACATCATCGTGCACATCGCCCGGCTTTCGGACGGGACGAGAAAGATGATGAGCCTGATCGAGCTCTCCGGCATGGAAGGAAGCGTCATCACGACGCAGGAGATCGTCACCTTCAGGCAGACCGGCATCGGAGAGAACGGC
- a CDS encoding transposase, producing MKKVAYVGVDYHMNSLSIAVVVEGEKRIHQMIRLANDDKVIVKYFKKLSAEFEIRACYEASCSGYAFQRKMKNWGYACEVIAPALIPRKAGNRRKNDFRDARDLGQNYAAGLLSVVHPPTEKEEAVRSLIRCRISLKDSAKIAKYQINSLLLSQGIRWGRSXWTFAHRKWLAELQXPDAIMQKVLMXHIEHLYYLXTRXAHLXXDIEEMARSEIYAPSVKKLRAFKGIGTLAAMLLIAEITDFRRFXSAGALMAFLGLTPSENSSGDKQXSGAITKTGNRRCRTQLVEAVQHYVRSPHIXLKMKADXEHVDAATANTAIKCLKRLNKRFWALTARGKTRHVAITAIAREFAGFIWAVMQSEPVAKAA from the coding sequence ATGAAAAAAGTAGCGTATGTCGGTGTAGATTACCACATGAATTCTCTTTCGATCGCCGTAGTGGTCGAGGGTGAGAAGAGGATTCACCAGATGATCCGCTTGGCGAACGATGATAAGGTAATCGTGAAGTATTTCAAGAAACTGTCTGCCGAGTTTGAAATCCGGGCTTGCTATGAAGCCTCCTGTAGCGGCTATGCGTTTCAGCGAAAAATGAAGAACTGGGGTTATGCGTGCGAAGTGATCGCACCAGCGTTGATTCCTCGTAAGGCAGGGAACCGACGAAAGAACGACTTCCGGGATGCGCGAGACCTGGGGCAGAACTACGCAGCGGGGCTTCTGAGCGTTGTTCATCCACCAACCGAAAAAGAAGAAGCGGTACGGAGTTTGATCCGCTGCCGGATATCGCTCAAGGACTCCGCCAAAATTGCCAAGTATCAAATCAACTCTCTTCTTCTGAGCCAAGGCATACGTTGGGGACGCAGTAANTGGACTTTTGCTCACCGCAAGTGGCTTGCTGAGTTGCAATTNCCCGATGCAATCATGCAAAAGGTTTTGATGGANCATATAGAGCATTTGTATTACTTGGANACGCGAATNGCCCATTTGGANCANGATATTGAGGAGATGGCCAGATCNGAAATCTATGCTCCAAGCGTAAAAAAACTGCGGGCNTTCAAAGGGATCGGAACATTGGCGGCGATGCTGTTGATTGCAGAGATTACGGATTTTCGNAGATTTGNCTCNGCAGGTGCGTTGATGGCTTTTCTGGGACTGACTCCATCGGAGAATTCGTCCGGTGACAAACAAATNTCCGGTGCCATTACGAAAACTGGCAACCGTCGATGCCGTACTCAATTGGTGGAGGCGGTCCAACACTACGTNCGTTCTCCGCATATAANNCTAAAGATGAAAGCTGATNTAGAGCATGTCGATGCTGCTACTGCCAACACAGCGATAAAATGTTTAAAACGTTTGAATAAACGATTTTGGGCNTTAACAGCGAGAGGTAAAACACGCCACGTAGCCATTACGGCCATAGCGAGGGAGTTTGCGGGATTTATTTGGGCTGTCATGCAGTCCGAACCGGTAGCCAAAGCCGCATAA